In a genomic window of Zingiber officinale cultivar Zhangliang chromosome 9B, Zo_v1.1, whole genome shotgun sequence:
- the LOC122022737 gene encoding respiratory burst oxidase homolog protein C-like — MLSVGTDDEMEAEGVGGERVVVSGPLSKRGSRKGARFNLSASSSSSSAAAAGGGGDDEAYVEITLDVRDDSVAVHSVKPAVAGEVEDPEVSLLGRKLEKRTASFGSSVIRNASSRIRQVSQELRRLASGPKRQAVVRFDRTKSAAAQALKGLKFIAKTDGATGWAAVDKRFDELAVDGLLHRSHFGQCIGMKESTEFAGELFDALSRRRNITGDKITKAELREFWDQIADQSFDSRLQTFFDMVDKNLDGRIAEEEVKEIIAMSASANKLSNIQEQAEEYARLIMEELDPNDLGYIEIYSLEMLLLQAPYQSMNIGTTNSRNLSKMLSQKLRPTEEPNPLRRWYKQGKYFIEDNWQRAWVMALWLAICAGLFTLKFIQYRRRAVFQVMGYCVCVAKGGAETLKFNMALILLPVCRNTVTWLRTKTKLGKAVPFDDSLNFHKVIAAGITVGVGLHAISHLTCDFPRLLHTSNYAPMEPFFGKTKPGDYWWFVKGTEGWTGLVMVVLMAIAFTLATPWFRRGRFKLPKPFHRITGFNAFWYSHHLLVIVYVLLIVHGYFLYLTKKWYKKTTWMYLAIPMLLYASERLIRAFRSSISAVKILKVAVYPGNVLAFHVSKPPGFRYHSGQYIFVNCAAVSPFQWHPFSITSAPQDDYVSVHIRTLGDWTRQLKAVFSQVCQPPTSGKSGLLRADYDDDGSNGGNPSMPRLLIDGPYGAPAQDYKQYEVVLLVGLGIGATPFISIVKDIVNNMKELESLGLADDDDVETGGGGSHKRSESVSTSAASSFKTRRAYFYWVTREQGSFEWFRGVMNEVAETDKKGVIELHNYCTSVYEEGDVRSALIAMLQSLNHAKHGLDVVSGTRVKSHFARPNWRTVYKRIALKHRDERIGVFYCGAPTLTKELRELAHDFSHKTSTKFDFHKENF, encoded by the exons ATGCTGAGCGTGGGGACCGACGACGAAATGGAGGCGGAGGGCGTCGGGGGAGAGCGAGTGGTCGTCAGCGGTCCGCTCAGCAAGCGCGGCAGCAGGAAGGGCGCCCGATTTAATCTCtcggcctcctcctcctcctcctccgccgccgccgccggcggCGGAGGCGACGATGAGGCCTACGTCGAGATCACCCTCGACGTGCGCGACGACTCGGTGGCGGTCCACAGCGTCAAGCCGGCAGTTGCCGGGGAGGTGGAGGACCCCGAGGTGTCGCTGCTGGGGCGGAAGCTCGAGAAGCGGACGGCGTCGTTCGGGTCGTCGGTGATCCGGAACGCCTCGTCTCGGATCCGGCAGGTGTCGCAGGAACTCCGGCGGCTGGCGTCGGGGCCGAAGCGGCAGGCTGTGGTGAGGTTCGATCGGACTAAATCGGCTGCGGCGCAGGCGCTCAAGGGTCTCAAGTTCATTGCCAAGACCGACGGCGCTACCGGGTGGGCGGCGGTCGACAAGCGCTTCGACGAGCTCGCTGTCGACGGACTACTCCACCGGTCCCACTTCGGCCAGTGCATCG GCATGAAGGAATCGACGGAGTTCGCAGGAGAGCTGTTCGACGCGTTGTCGAGGAGAAGAAATATTACCGGGGATAAGATCACCAAGGCGGAGCTGAGAGAGTTTTGGGATCAAATCGCCGACCAAAGCTTCGATTCCAGGCTTCAAACTTTCTTCGACAT GGTGGATAAGAATTTGGATGGAAGAATAGCCGAGGAGGAGGTCAAAGAG ATCATCGCTATGAGCGCTTCGGCTAACAAGTTGTCGAATATACAAGAACAGGCGGAGGAATATGCTCGGCTCATCATGGAAGAATTAGATCCCAACGACCTTGGCTATATTGAG ATATACAGCTTGGAGATGTTGCTGCTGCAAGCACCGTACCAGTCGATGAACATCGGGACAACCAATAGCCGGAACTTGAGCAAGATGCTGAGCCAGAAGCTAAGGCCGACGGAGGAGCCCAACCCACTTCGGCGATGGTACAAACAGGGCAAGTACTTCATAGAGGACAACTGGCAACGGGCATGGGTGATGGCGCTGTGGCTCGCCATCTGCGCCGGCCTCTTCACCTTGAAGTTCATCCAGTACCGCCGTCGCGCCGTCTTCCAGGTCATGGGTTACTGCGTCTGCGTCGCCAAGGGCGGCGCCGAGACgctcaagttcaacatggcgcTCATCCTCCTCCCCGTCTGCCGCAACACCGTAACTTGGCTCCGCACCAAGACCAAGCTCGGCAAAGCCGTCCCTTTCGACGACAGCCTCAATTTCCACAAGGTGATCGCGGCGGGTATCACTGTTGGCGTAGGGTTGCACGCGATCTCGCACTTGACATGCGACTTCCCGCGGTTGCTGCACACTTCGAATTACGCGCCGATGGAACCCTTCTTCGGGAAAACGAAGCCAGGAGATTACTGGTGGTTCGTCAAGGGGACGGAAGGGTGGACAGGGTTGGTGATGGTGGTGCTCATGGCCATCGCCTTTACCCTCGCCACCCCGTGGTTCCGCCGTGGCCGCTTCAAACTGCCCAAGCCCTTCCACCGCATCACTGGCTTCAACGCCTTCTGGTACTCCCACCACCTCCTCGTCATCGTCTATGTTCTCCTCATTGTCCACGGCTACTTCCTTTACCTTACCAAGAAGTGGTACAAAAAGACG ACTTGGATGTATCTGGCGATTCCGATGCTCCTGTACGCGAGTGAACGGCTGATAAGGGCGTTCAGGTCGAGTATCAGTGCGGTGAAGATATTGAAAGTCGCAGTGTATCCCGGCAACGTCTTGGCTTTCCATGTGTCCAAGCCACCGGGCTTCAGATACCACAGTGGCCAGTATATATTTGTCAACTGCGCCGCTGTGTCCCCATTTCAGTG GCATCCATTCTCCATCACCTCGGCGCCACAAGACGATTATGTCAGCGTGCACATACGGACCCTCGGTGACTGGACCAGACAGCTTAAAGCAGTTTTCTCCCAG GTGTGTCAGCCACCGACTTCAGGGAAAAGTGGGCTTCTGAGAGCAGACTACGATGACGACGGCAGCAACGGGGGCAACCCAAG CATGCCAAGGCTGCTTATTGACGGGCCTTATGGAGCGCCGGCCCAAGACTACAAGCAGTACGAGGTGGTGTTACTGGTGGGGCTGGGCATCGGGGCCACGCCCTTCATCAGCATCGTCAAGGACATCGTCAACAACATGAAGGAATTGGAGTCCTTGGGCCTGGCTGACGACGACGACGTCGAGACCGGCGGCGGTGGCTCGCACAAGAGGTCGGAATCTGTGTCGACGTCGGCAGCATCGTCTTTCAAGACGCGGCGGGCGTATTTCTACTGGGTGACGCGGGAGCAGGGATCGTTCGAGTGGTTCCGGGGAGTGATGAACGAGGTGGCGGAGACGGACAAGAAAGGGGTGATCGAGCTCCACAATTACTGCACCAGCGTGTACGAGGAGGGCGACGTGCGCTCCGCCCTCATCGCCATGCTGCAGTCTCTCAACCACGCCAAGCACGGTCTGGACGTCGTCTCGGGCACACGGGTCAAGTCGCACTTCGCCCGCCCAAATTGGCGGACCGTGTACAAACGCATCGCGCTCAAACACCGCGACGAGCGAATCG GCGTGTTCTACTGTGGAGCTCCAACCCTGACGAAAGAGCTACGCGAGCTGGCGCATGATTTTTCCCACAAGACCAGCACAAAGTTCGACTTCCACAAGGAGAACTTTTGA